One part of the Glycine max cultivar Williams 82 chromosome 14, Glycine_max_v4.0, whole genome shotgun sequence genome encodes these proteins:
- the LOC100805281 gene encoding protein phosphatase 2C 77 yields the protein MEEMSFIVVVPLRVGNCNCNSVCDNPTIVPHMDVSRFKLMADTGLLSNSVTKVFTETVASLDDCHDSGNLEDEVGIAEVIPPKQDREGESPMLDTISQNRSTLAAGDEELTTEIEEDSLSLEGDQFVDSSCSLSVVSENSSVCGEESFCFDATSDVGTPCSADVEKSISAVNIVAEAVDLGESNIDPDIMTDPLAVAVSLEEETGVRSGPKSSAVDLHQLPQEKGVSGTVGRSVFELDYTPLYGFISMCGRRPEMEDAVATVPQFLKIPIHMLIGDRVIDGINKCFNQQMTHFFGVYDGHGGSQVANYCRDRIHLALTEEIEFVKEVMISGSMKDGCQDQWEKSFTNCFLKVNAEVGGQFNNEPVAPETVGSTAVVAVICASHIIVANCGDSRAVLCRGKEPMALSVDHKPNRDDEYARIEAAGGKVIQWNGHRVFGVLAMSRSIGDRYLKPWIIPEPEVTFVPRTKDDECLILASDGLWDVMTNEEVCDLARKRIILWYKKNGLEQPSSKRGEGIDPAAQAAAEYLSNRALQKGSKDNITVIVVDLKPYRKYKSKT from the exons ATGGAGGAGATGTCCTTTATTGTTGTGGTGCCATTAAGAGTAGgtaattgtaattgtaattcAGTCTGTGATAACCCAACCATAGTTCCCCACATGGATGTATCCAGATTTAAGCTGATGGCGGACACGGGGTTGTTATCTAATTCTGTAACTAAGGTTTTCACCGAGACAGTTGCAAGTTTGGATGATTGTCATGATAGTGGCAATTTGGAGGATGAAGTTGGTATTGCTGAAGTCATACCACCAAAACAGGATAGGGAGGGAGAGAGTCCTATGTTGGATACAATATCCCAAAATAGAAGCACTTTGGCTGCTGGCGATGAAGAGTTAACCACGGAAATTGAGGAGGATTCATTGTCGTTGGAAGGTGACCAGTTTGTTGATAGCTCGTGTTCTCTTTCAGTAGTCAGTGAGAACAGTAGTGTGTGTGGAGAGGAGTCCTTCTGTTTTGATGCTACTTCGGATGTTGGGACACCGTGTTCCGCAGACGTAGAGAAGAGCATCAGTGCTGTCAATATTGTAGCTGAGGCTGTTGACTTGGGGGAGTCAAATATTGACCCAGATATTATGACTGATCCTCTTGCTGTGGCAGTGAGCCTTGAAGAAGAGACTGGAGTTAGATCTGGCCCAAAGTCTTCTGCTGTTGATCTTCATCAGTTGCCTCAGGAAAAAGGGGTGAGTGGAACAGTTGGTCGGAGTGTTTTTGAATTGGATTATACCCCACTTTATGGATTCATATCTATGTGTGGAAGAAGACCTGAGATGGAAGATGCAGTTGCAACTGTACCTCAGTTTCTGAAAATTCCTATTCACATGCTAATTGGTGATCGGGTTATTGATGGAATAAACAAGTGTTTTAATCAGCAGATGACCCATTTCTTTGGAGTCTATGATGGTCATGGTGGCTCTCAG GTTGCAAACTATTGTCGTGATCGTATCCATTTGGCCTTGACTGAGGAAATAGAATTTGTAAAGGAAGTTATGATCAGTGGAAGTATGAAGGATGGTTGTCAAGATCAGTGGGAAAAATCTTTCACCAATTGTTTCTTAAAGGTCAATGCTGAAGTTGGAGGGCAATTTAATAATGAACCTGTTGCCCCGGAAACTGTTGGCTCCACTGCTGTTGTTGCTGTTATTTGTGCATCTCATATCATAGTTGCAAATTGTGGTGATTCACGAGCGGTTCTATGTCGTGGCAAAGAACCCATGGCATTATCAGTGGACCATAAA CCTAACCGAGACGATGAATATGCAAGAATTGAGGCAGCTGGAGGAAAGGTGATTCAATGGAATGGCCATCGTGTATTTGGTGTTCTTGCAATGTCAAGGTCTATTG GCGATAGATATTTGAAGCCATGGATTATTCCAGAACCAGAAGTTACGTTTGTTCCCCGTACAAAAGATGACGAGTGTCTCATTCTGGCCAGCGATGGTCTGTGGGATGTTATGACGAATGAGGAGGTGTGTGACCTTGCTCGGAAACGAATAATTCTCTGGTACAAGAAAAATGGCTTGGAACAACCCTCATCAAAAAGGGGAGAGGGAATTGATCCTGCTGCACAAGCAGCAGCAGAATACCTATCAAACCGTGCCCTTCAGAAAGGAAGCAAAGATAACATCACTGTGATTGTGGTTGATTTGAAACCCTATAGAAAATATAAGAGCAAGACATGA